From the Candidatus Bathyarchaeota archaeon genome, one window contains:
- the purB gene encoding adenylosuccinate lyase, whose protein sequence is MPILPIDTGRYGTPEMLSVFYEETRIQKYLDVEAALAWAHAKVGNIPEKDAQEIARKATTQYVKVERIKAIEKEIKHDLASLVRALSEQCGSSGAYVHLGATSYDIVDTANALQLKDATDIIENKLVDLKQILKQKAAQHAETVMAGRTHGQHALPITLGFKFSVWGYEIERNIQRLQQCRERVIVGKISGAVGTQAGLGEHATRIQELVMQKLGIQAAEISTQIVQRDRYAELIGVLAVVASSLDNFATEIRELQRPEIAEVFESFEAKKQVGSSTMPHKRNPETCERICGLARIIRSLTIPALEDVTTWHERDLTQSSTERFLLPQACILTDYLLSLMNRILLNLRVDEKRMLQNINLTQGRAMSESVMMALTRKGVNRQEAHELLRQLTIKSEVAKQPFKQTLLSDAFVCSKLNETEIDQALNPKNYLGTAVQQAHAFAKAN, encoded by the coding sequence TTGCCGATTTTACCTATAGATACGGGTCGTTACGGTACCCCTGAGATGCTTAGTGTATTTTATGAGGAAACTCGAATCCAAAAATACCTCGACGTAGAAGCCGCCCTTGCTTGGGCACACGCAAAAGTCGGAAACATCCCCGAGAAGGACGCGCAGGAAATCGCCCGCAAAGCCACTACCCAATACGTTAAGGTTGAGCGAATCAAAGCCATCGAGAAAGAAATCAAACATGACCTCGCCTCTTTGGTTCGCGCGCTTTCAGAGCAGTGCGGCTCCAGCGGCGCATACGTACACTTAGGCGCAACCAGCTACGACATCGTAGACACCGCCAACGCTCTGCAACTCAAAGACGCCACAGACATCATCGAAAACAAACTCGTCGACCTCAAGCAAATCCTCAAGCAAAAAGCTGCCCAGCACGCAGAAACCGTCATGGCAGGGCGCACGCATGGTCAACATGCTCTTCCCATCACGTTGGGCTTCAAATTTTCCGTTTGGGGCTACGAGATTGAACGCAACATACAAAGGCTACAGCAGTGCCGCGAACGCGTAATCGTAGGAAAAATCAGCGGCGCAGTAGGCACACAAGCCGGACTGGGCGAGCACGCCACGCGCATTCAAGAGTTGGTTATGCAAAAACTCGGCATCCAAGCAGCAGAGATTTCTACGCAGATTGTGCAGCGTGACCGCTACGCCGAACTCATCGGGGTTTTGGCTGTTGTGGCGTCGTCTTTGGATAATTTTGCCACTGAAATACGCGAACTGCAACGCCCTGAGATTGCTGAGGTGTTTGAGTCGTTTGAAGCAAAAAAGCAAGTGGGCAGCTCCACCATGCCCCACAAACGCAACCCCGAAACCTGCGAACGTATCTGTGGCTTAGCCCGTATCATCCGAAGCCTAACCATACCTGCCCTTGAAGATGTAACCACATGGCACGAACGCGACTTAACCCAGTCCTCGACTGAGCGTTTCTTGTTGCCCCAAGCCTGCATATTAACCGATTACCTGCTCTCTTTGATGAACCGCATCCTGCTAAACCTGCGCGTAGACGAAAAACGCATGCTCCAAAACATCAACCTCACACAGGGACGCGCCATGTCCGAATCTGTCATGATGGCTCTGACCCGCAAGGGCGTGAACCGCCAAGAAGCCCACGAACTACTACGGCAACTGACCATAAAAAGCGAAGTCGCCAAGCAGCCCTTCAAGCAAACCCTGCTCAGTGACGCTTTCGTGTGCAGCAAACTCAACGAAACCGAAATAGACCAAGCACTCAACCCCAAAAACTACCTAGGCACCGCAGTACAACAAGCCCACGCCTTCGCAAAAGCTAACTAA